In Thermococcus sp. M39, the following are encoded in one genomic region:
- a CDS encoding DUF835 domain-containing protein yields the protein MDKLFLDIGRGLSLSIKLIAAGYLLYIFHSGNRKSTLILALAWLSATVSIVFDIVSIHELNSIFEALFASLLFYGILRVIEEEAFCPIPTEFSYVASVPLVMTLYLIGITNLRNTSEWLMSIGIPYGLSGFYIFLAGVLTVSISRIYCKKATLLAISLMLYGIHDMDYPLLRPVEWFAPIGFVLGALFTFMASYSIIQFVRTERFQELLKKEESQKIEIETGVLIVDEDTYKRIKESLRDFEVLAFLRDISDVPEKWEAYFITHITGKDVKTISPTNLAKIAELANRYLRATAAVNKQGVIVIDCLEYLIMYNSFESIVKFLSSLRDFIILYNGSLLLVTNPSAWSKKEWALLKRLLK from the coding sequence CAGAAAATCCACCCTCATTTTAGCATTAGCATGGCTTTCAGCTACAGTTTCAATTGTTTTTGACATTGTTAGCATTCATGAACTGAACTCCATTTTTGAAGCTCTCTTTGCATCTCTCCTGTTTTATGGAATTTTAAGAGTGATTGAAGAAGAGGCATTTTGTCCAATACCCACGGAGTTCTCTTATGTCGCATCAGTACCATTGGTAATGACTTTGTATTTAATCGGTATAACAAATCTTAGAAATACCTCAGAATGGCTGATGTCCATAGGAATCCCATATGGACTTTCTGGCTTTTACATTTTTCTTGCAGGTGTTCTCACAGTATCTATCTCAAGGATTTACTGCAAAAAGGCAACACTATTGGCGATTTCTTTAATGTTGTATGGTATTCACGACATGGATTACCCACTCTTGAGACCAGTAGAGTGGTTTGCTCCTATTGGATTCGTTTTAGGTGCACTTTTCACTTTTATGGCCTCTTATTCAATAATCCAATTCGTCAGGACTGAAAGATTTCAAGAATTGCTTAAAAAAGAAGAAAGTCAAAAAATTGAAATTGAGACAGGAGTTTTAATCGTTGATGAAGACACATACAAACGAATAAAGGAATCTCTTAGGGATTTTGAAGTTCTTGCATTCCTAAGAGACATCTCAGACGTCCCAGAGAAGTGGGAAGCATACTTCATAACCCACATAACTGGAAAGGACGTGAAAACTATCTCCCCAACTAATTTAGCAAAGATTGCAGAGCTGGCAAATAGGTATCTACGCGCTACTGCTGCAGTGAACAAGCAGGGGGTTATAGTAATTGATTGTCTTGAGTATCTCATAATGTACAACAGCTTTGAGTCTATAGTCAAGTTCCTGAGCTCGTTGAGGGACTTTATAATCCTATATAACGGCTCTCTCCTCCTTGTAACAAATCCCTCAGCATGGAGCAAAAAAGAATGGGCACTCTTAAAGAGGCTCTTAAAGTAG
- a CDS encoding phosphoribosyltransferase translates to MDKVYLTWWQVDRAIFSLADKLREYKPDVIVGIARGGLIPAVRLSHILGDIDLKVIDVKFYTDINEHTEMPKIVIPIYGDLKDRKVVIVDDVSDTGKTLKVVIEEVKRLGAKEIKVACLAMKPWTSVVPDFYVFRTDKWIVFPWEEFPVVVRG, encoded by the coding sequence ATGGACAAGGTTTACCTCACATGGTGGCAGGTTGATAGAGCAATATTCTCATTGGCTGATAAACTGAGAGAGTACAAGCCCGATGTCATTGTTGGAATAGCGAGGGGCGGCCTAATTCCAGCAGTAAGATTAAGTCATATTTTAGGGGATATAGACCTCAAAGTAATAGATGTGAAGTTCTACACTGATATCAACGAGCATACAGAAATGCCAAAGATAGTAATCCCAATATACGGGGATTTAAAAGACAGAAAAGTTGTTATCGTTGACGATGTCAGCGACACAGGGAAGACACTGAAAGTCGTTATAGAGGAAGTTAAGAGACTTGGTGCAAAGGAGATAAAAGTTGCTTGTTTAGCTATGAAGCCCTGGACTTCAGTCGTGCCAGACTTCTATGTGTTTAGAACTGACAAGTGGATAGTGTTCCCCTGGGAGGAATTTCCGGTGGTGGTTAGGGGATGA
- a CDS encoding DMT family transporter: MKKAEAVLLGITAIWGFTFPAMKVSLDYISPILFLAYRFGIASLLMLLIFRNKVLRNDTLKEGFILGITLFFGHGFQITGLKYTTASNSAFITSLYVVFTPFIAYFILKDKLELRDFVSLIIAVIGLYLISGASLKFNKGDLLTVLCALSFAFQIVLVQKFGEKDYLSLAFWQIFWNFVFSFTYAGIVEGFKFPTNYLPWVGILYTSLFATVIAFTLQIKYQKETKAHKAALIYSAEPIFGHIAAFITIREVLSLKGYAGAGLILAAIWNEIRNERA, encoded by the coding sequence ATGAAAAAAGCTGAAGCAGTACTTTTAGGCATCACAGCAATATGGGGATTCACTTTTCCAGCAATGAAAGTTAGTCTTGATTATATTTCCCCGATTCTTTTCTTAGCGTATCGCTTTGGTATCGCCTCACTCCTGATGCTTTTAATTTTTAGAAACAAAGTTCTGCGAAACGACACACTTAAAGAGGGCTTTATTTTGGGCATAACTCTGTTTTTTGGACACGGATTCCAAATAACTGGTTTAAAATATACGACAGCCTCAAATTCTGCCTTTATAACATCTCTCTATGTGGTATTTACTCCTTTCATAGCTTATTTCATTCTTAAAGATAAACTTGAGCTTAGGGATTTTGTTTCATTAATTATCGCAGTTATAGGGCTCTATTTAATATCTGGAGCAAGTCTAAAGTTCAACAAAGGCGATCTGCTTACTGTTCTATGTGCACTCTCTTTTGCTTTTCAGATAGTTTTAGTTCAAAAATTTGGAGAGAAGGATTACCTTAGCCTCGCATTTTGGCAGATATTCTGGAATTTTGTGTTCTCTTTTACGTATGCTGGAATTGTAGAAGGCTTCAAATTCCCAACCAATTATCTTCCTTGGGTAGGCATTCTTTACACATCGCTTTTTGCCACGGTCATAGCGTTTACGCTTCAAATTAAGTATCAGAAGGAGACGAAAGCTCATAAGGCGGCCTTGATTTATTCAGCGGAGCCGATATTTGGGCACATTGCGGCTTTTATAACAATTAGAGAAGTGCTAAGCTTGAAGGGTTACGCTGGTGCAGGACTAATTTTGGCTGCTATATGGAATGAAATAAGAAATGAGAGGGCTTAA
- a CDS encoding aldehyde ferredoxin oxidoreductase family protein — MYGYTGKLIDVDLSKEKIKVVEIDEEILKKFYGGRGLGTYILWKELGERWENVDPLGKENLLLILTGPLTGYYPGMKTAVVSKSPESNGVVGSVLSSEVGIELKASGYDGIIIRGKAREPVYLFVNDDTIEIRDASKYWGMNGVEVVKTLTKDVHEELKKKEKLRGIPKEPAIMYIGKGGENKVRFAAIMTKLMHAAGYGGFGAVMGSKMLKAIVVKGSKALPPVYDKEKFKTMLREFQRELLTLTTFRQWGTGAGGYSVGKDRSSQPVRNWQEEYHDNEEISVVNFELKAWIKKYWADYGCPVNCMKISYLRYGPYKGAITDAPDYELMAYMGTNLGIFEPEKIVYLSYLVDEYGLDGINAGNTLGFAAELYQRGILTKDDLGFELKWGDEKAFAKLLEMIVNKEGIGEILAEGTYRAALKISAMKGVDAIRYAVHVKGIGIGAHGIRSNLDYTKDISYAASVQGGDHTATAGLPARSYEGELVNAFYDSAVICSFVTKPGFEKIIEFGNAVTGFDLTPDKWFNETGLRIIHLQRILLLLGGPDVYWDPRRDDDNPPRFYEPLPSGPVKGKAPTREEIREKLRQYYGEIGYDENGIPEEEVLEELGLEEAKREVKRIKKRLGV, encoded by the coding sequence ATGTATGGCTACACTGGAAAGCTTATTGATGTTGACTTAAGCAAGGAAAAAATAAAGGTTGTCGAAATTGATGAAGAAATATTAAAGAAGTTCTATGGTGGGAGGGGATTAGGCACTTACATCCTCTGGAAGGAGCTTGGTGAAAGATGGGAAAATGTTGATCCTCTCGGTAAAGAAAACCTTCTGCTAATTTTAACAGGACCTCTAACAGGCTATTACCCAGGAATGAAAACTGCCGTCGTATCTAAGTCCCCAGAGAGCAACGGTGTTGTTGGGAGCGTTTTAAGCAGCGAGGTAGGAATCGAGCTCAAAGCTTCTGGATACGATGGGATAATAATTAGGGGAAAAGCTAGAGAACCGGTTTATCTATTCGTCAATGATGACACAATTGAAATTAGAGATGCGAGCAAATACTGGGGAATGAACGGTGTCGAGGTCGTTAAGACTCTGACAAAGGACGTTCATGAAGAACTGAAAAAGAAGGAAAAGCTTAGGGGAATTCCAAAAGAGCCTGCGATTATGTACATTGGTAAAGGGGGAGAGAATAAAGTCCGCTTTGCGGCGATAATGACTAAGCTGATGCATGCCGCTGGTTACGGCGGTTTTGGGGCTGTAATGGGGAGCAAAATGCTGAAAGCCATTGTTGTCAAGGGAAGCAAGGCTTTACCTCCCGTTTATGATAAGGAGAAGTTCAAAACTATGCTGAGGGAATTTCAAAGAGAGCTTTTGACGCTTACAACATTTAGACAGTGGGGAACTGGGGCTGGCGGTTACAGCGTTGGAAAAGACCGCTCAAGCCAACCAGTCAGAAACTGGCAGGAAGAGTATCATGACAACGAAGAAATCAGCGTCGTGAACTTTGAACTTAAAGCATGGATAAAGAAGTACTGGGCAGATTATGGCTGTCCAGTAAACTGCATGAAAATTTCGTATTTAAGGTACGGCCCCTATAAGGGTGCAATTACAGATGCTCCCGATTATGAACTCATGGCTTACATGGGAACCAACTTAGGAATCTTTGAGCCAGAAAAGATTGTATACCTCTCTTATTTGGTTGACGAATATGGGCTAGATGGGATAAATGCCGGAAATACTCTAGGCTTTGCCGCTGAGCTTTATCAAAGGGGAATACTAACGAAAGATGACTTAGGCTTTGAGCTTAAGTGGGGAGATGAGAAAGCGTTTGCAAAACTTCTCGAAATGATTGTAAACAAGGAAGGAATAGGAGAAATTTTGGCTGAAGGAACTTATAGAGCAGCATTAAAGATAAGCGCAATGAAAGGAGTTGATGCTATTAGGTATGCAGTTCATGTGAAGGGTATTGGCATAGGTGCACATGGAATTAGAAGCAACCTCGACTATACCAAAGATATAAGCTATGCCGCATCTGTGCAGGGAGGAGATCACACAGCAACCGCTGGTCTTCCAGCGAGAAGCTATGAAGGTGAACTGGTTAACGCTTTCTATGACTCAGCTGTGATATGCTCGTTTGTTACAAAGCCTGGCTTTGAAAAAATAATAGAGTTTGGGAATGCAGTCACAGGCTTTGATTTAACCCCAGATAAGTGGTTCAATGAAACTGGGCTGAGAATAATTCACCTCCAGAGAATTCTCCTCTTACTCGGAGGGCCAGATGTTTACTGGGATCCAAGAAGGGATGACGACAATCCACCAAGATTCTATGAGCCTCTGCCAAGCGGACCAGTGAAAGGAAAAGCTCCCACGAGAGAGGAAATTAGAGAAAAGCTCAGGCAGTACTATGGAGAGATTGGCTATGATGAAAACGGCATTCCTGAGGAAGAAGTCCTCGAAGAGCTTGGCTTAGAGGAAGCAAAAAGAGAAGTTAAGCGAATCAAGAAGCGCTTGGGGGTTTAA
- the thpR gene encoding RNA 2',3'-cyclic phosphodiesterase, with protein MRAFIAIDINDEVRKKLTEAQEKIARTKAAKIKFVESENLHITLKFLGEITEEQAEEIKEILQKIASKYKKHDVKVKGIGVFPNPNYIRVIWAGVEGDEIIKSIASDIERELGKLGFKKDKDFVAHVTIGRVKFVKDKLELAMALKELANEDFGVFRVEAIELKKSTLTPKGPIYETLARFELKD; from the coding sequence ATGAGGGCTTTTATTGCTATTGATATCAATGATGAAGTTAGAAAAAAACTGACTGAAGCACAGGAAAAAATTGCAAGAACTAAAGCTGCTAAAATTAAGTTTGTTGAATCTGAAAATCTTCACATCACTCTAAAATTTTTGGGTGAGATAACTGAGGAACAAGCTGAGGAAATAAAGGAAATTCTCCAAAAGATAGCGAGTAAGTATAAAAAACATGATGTTAAAGTCAAAGGTATTGGTGTGTTTCCAAATCCAAACTATATCAGAGTAATTTGGGCTGGTGTTGAAGGGGATGAAATTATAAAGAGCATAGCTAGTGACATTGAGCGTGAACTAGGAAAACTTGGCTTTAAAAAGGATAAGGACTTTGTTGCTCATGTAACAATTGGAAGAGTGAAATTCGTTAAGGATAAGCTTGAGCTTGCAATGGCTCTTAAAGAGCTGGCAAATGAAGATTTTGGAGTTTTTAGAGTGGAAGCAATTGAGTTAAAGAAAAGTACATTGACTCCTAAGGGTCCAATTTACGAAACACTGGCAAGGTTTGAACTTAAGGATTAG
- a CDS encoding 4Fe-4S dicluster domain-containing protein, with product MGEETKSEERIWILVTPDKCSGCRLCEVACSLEHEGIIWPEASRIRIYELLPGVNVPHTCVQCPDYPCVNACNFGALSVDEKTGAVLVDEEKCTECGACILACPGRVPRIPTGKGSVVICDLCGGNPKCVEVCHEAGHDALILVKGNYRSIYRTFAKEPVEKSMNLARKMYGEEFVR from the coding sequence ATGGGAGAGGAAACAAAAAGTGAGGAAAGGATTTGGATTCTTGTAACTCCAGATAAGTGCAGTGGTTGCAGATTATGTGAAGTCGCTTGTTCTTTAGAACATGAGGGAATAATATGGCCAGAGGCCTCTCGCATAAGGATTTACGAGCTGTTGCCTGGTGTAAATGTTCCCCATACTTGTGTCCAGTGTCCAGATTATCCTTGTGTGAATGCCTGCAATTTTGGTGCACTAAGTGTTGATGAAAAAACCGGAGCTGTCCTAGTTGATGAGGAGAAGTGCACAGAGTGTGGAGCCTGTATTTTAGCCTGCCCCGGGAGAGTTCCCAGAATCCCAACTGGGAAAGGCAGTGTTGTCATCTGCGATTTATGTGGTGGGAATCCAAAGTGTGTTGAAGTCTGCCATGAGGCTGGCCATGATGCTCTAATTCTCGTTAAGGGCAACTACCGCTCAATATACAGAACTTTTGCAAAGGAGCCAGTGGAGAAGAGCATGAATTTGGCGAGAAAAATGTATGGAGAGGAATTTGTGAGGTGA
- the cca gene encoding CCA tRNA nucleotidyltransferase, which translates to MELSELLNQVLKEIKPSEEERELVEKVKGEVESIAKETIAAFGYDVEPYFVGSLAKDTYLAGDHDIDLFLAFPLEIPLEGLRKEGLELAKAIGEKLGKYEVAYAEHPYVRAFYRGFKVDLVPCYNVRDWREVRTAVDRSILHMKWVLKHLNSKNDEVRLLKKFFKGINVYGSEIYVKGFSGYLTELLIIKYGSFLKVLENHDFMLRQKIIDLEGWLKKEPEVAMKTVKREADADVPLIVIDPVDPRRNVASALSWEKFGIFYFKAKQFLEKPAREFFFLEQKKIGDYKKLLREKGTKLVTLLFEKPDLIDDLLLPQLEKSAKGFMKALELQGFRVFEAHWGYKDKAFIMLEVDRVERSRIEIKPGPEFFTERGLRFYSKNQKVWIRGKRLYSEKVVKESIVDVIRGLLEKNQVSLGKQVKEHIMQADILINFVPPELSDEAYLFLSREKWNLKD; encoded by the coding sequence ATGGAACTTTCAGAACTTTTAAACCAAGTTCTTAAAGAAATCAAGCCAAGTGAAGAGGAGAGAGAGCTTGTTGAGAAGGTAAAAGGAGAAGTTGAGAGTATTGCAAAAGAAACAATTGCTGCCTTTGGTTATGATGTTGAGCCCTACTTCGTTGGCTCTTTAGCTAAAGATACCTATCTAGCTGGAGATCACGATATTGACCTCTTTTTAGCATTTCCTCTTGAAATTCCATTGGAAGGGCTGAGAAAGGAAGGTTTGGAGCTTGCAAAGGCTATTGGGGAAAAGCTTGGGAAATATGAGGTTGCCTATGCCGAGCATCCTTATGTCAGAGCTTTTTATAGAGGATTTAAAGTCGATTTGGTGCCGTGTTACAATGTGAGAGACTGGAGAGAAGTGAGAACGGCTGTTGACAGGTCAATTCTTCACATGAAATGGGTCTTGAAGCATTTAAATAGCAAAAATGACGAAGTTAGGCTTTTGAAGAAGTTCTTCAAGGGGATTAATGTTTATGGCAGCGAGATTTATGTCAAAGGGTTTTCGGGCTATCTCACCGAACTCTTGATAATAAAATACGGCTCATTTCTCAAAGTCCTTGAGAATCACGACTTCATGCTTAGGCAGAAGATCATTGATTTGGAAGGCTGGCTGAAGAAAGAGCCGGAAGTAGCGATGAAAACTGTAAAGAGAGAGGCTGATGCTGACGTTCCGCTGATAGTTATTGACCCTGTTGACCCAAGGAGAAATGTTGCTTCAGCTTTAAGCTGGGAAAAATTTGGGATCTTCTACTTTAAAGCTAAGCAGTTCCTAGAAAAGCCTGCAAGAGAGTTTTTCTTCCTGGAGCAGAAGAAAATTGGGGATTACAAAAAGCTCCTGAGAGAAAAAGGGACAAAGCTTGTAACCCTGCTCTTTGAGAAGCCAGACTTAATAGATGATCTCCTTTTACCTCAGCTGGAAAAGAGTGCGAAAGGATTTATGAAAGCCCTAGAGCTTCAAGGCTTTAGGGTGTTTGAGGCTCACTGGGGATACAAAGACAAAGCGTTCATAATGCTCGAAGTTGACAGAGTTGAAAGGTCAAGAATTGAGATTAAACCTGGTCCAGAGTTCTTTACGGAGAGAGGTCTGAGGTTTTACTCAAAGAATCAGAAAGTCTGGATTCGCGGAAAGCGTTTGTATTCAGAGAAGGTGGTGAAAGAAAGCATCGTTGATGTCATTAGAGGGCTTTTAGAGAAGAATCAAGTTTCTTTAGGAAAACAAGTTAAGGAGCACATAATGCAAGCTGACATCCTGATCAACTTCGTTCCCCCAGAGCTTAGCGATGAGGCGTATCTGTTCCTAAGCAGAGAAAAATGGAATTTAAAAGACTAA
- a CDS encoding glycoside hydrolase — translation MFQKFGYHFHAYQPGDIIYIHDGSGWDPIKYSERLSPVSLRIRDIEVKGRNWTRAVIKAYEYVDDTLMLLKKGSVSVDFEPFTLYMVLRYKPKIYGEIVETFQNYVEAVPTVPFHPIMPHLSIFEQEILAKVSFDFYDPFIKDKSVVGFWLPENVITKKTAGIITEATDKRVVFLLDERQFIGLNIPQAKFSCNTYKCDSKTAFLFGRDHQLSDAFAFNTLDAEGLIRAVAEGRVDVFKEKEEIPYLVFLSSDLEALLSNPQQLDKFLKWVKGLEEKGVEAVNAVEFVRKKLSGEHKCLEGECSEQFRINVKDYSSWSDYYDLSIDGRTSDMRWTGVRREDNKVIHRWYKGKKVSQLWKFAFTKLFRELNRAVRFGVMDLIKKYSNADDDSIKEFLVRYARIFFREHYEYFELDTSVDYITEPIKDVDPALSLKLGRIYYIMLLANHSCPRFWEHIDTRVTFGNVAAISKALIELIEIYMEENSERANFLLLEYMKLLAFPQLYYDYDLFRMQGMEGWETSENAWFASLESEVPNSKYNVVTRAALYVGKEDLPQDIRSAIESLYDLKQAVADTGHISGERHGEWENKEWCEHRSV, via the coding sequence ATGTTCCAAAAATTTGGGTATCATTTTCATGCATATCAGCCGGGGGATATAATTTATATTCACGACGGCTCTGGGTGGGATCCGATAAAATACTCTGAAAGATTAAGTCCAGTCTCGCTGAGAATCAGAGATATAGAGGTCAAAGGCAGAAACTGGACGAGAGCAGTTATCAAGGCTTACGAATACGTTGATGATACACTAATGCTGCTCAAAAAAGGAAGCGTAAGTGTTGATTTTGAGCCTTTCACATTGTATATGGTTCTCAGATACAAACCCAAAATTTATGGAGAGATCGTGGAAACATTTCAAAACTACGTTGAAGCTGTTCCAACAGTTCCTTTTCACCCAATAATGCCACATTTGAGCATTTTTGAGCAAGAGATTTTAGCTAAAGTTTCTTTTGACTTTTATGATCCATTTATAAAGGATAAAAGCGTTGTCGGCTTCTGGCTCCCCGAGAATGTAATAACAAAGAAGACTGCTGGGATTATCACTGAAGCGACTGATAAGAGAGTTGTTTTTCTGCTTGATGAGAGACAGTTCATAGGCTTAAACATACCCCAGGCTAAGTTTTCATGCAACACCTACAAGTGTGATAGCAAAACAGCGTTCCTATTTGGTAGAGACCACCAGCTGAGCGATGCTTTTGCGTTCAATACCTTGGACGCTGAGGGGCTCATAAGAGCAGTTGCTGAAGGAAGAGTGGATGTCTTCAAAGAGAAAGAGGAAATTCCCTACTTAGTGTTCCTTTCAAGCGACTTGGAGGCTTTACTCAGCAATCCGCAGCAACTTGATAAGTTTTTGAAATGGGTCAAAGGGCTGGAAGAAAAGGGAGTCGAGGCAGTAAATGCCGTTGAATTCGTGAGGAAGAAGCTGAGTGGAGAGCATAAGTGTTTAGAAGGAGAATGCAGCGAGCAATTTAGAATAAACGTTAAAGACTACTCGAGCTGGAGCGACTACTACGATTTGAGCATAGATGGAAGGACTAGTGATATGAGATGGACTGGGGTGAGAAGGGAAGATAATAAAGTAATACACCGCTGGTATAAAGGAAAAAAGGTTTCTCAGCTCTGGAAGTTTGCCTTCACTAAGCTCTTCCGCGAGCTTAATCGGGCTGTTCGCTTTGGAGTTATGGACTTAATCAAAAAATATTCCAATGCCGACGATGACAGCATAAAGGAGTTCCTAGTCAGATATGCTAGGATATTCTTCAGGGAGCACTACGAATATTTTGAATTAGATACAAGCGTTGATTACATAACTGAGCCAATAAAAGATGTTGATCCCGCTCTGAGTCTAAAGCTTGGCAGAATTTACTACATAATGCTCCTAGCAAACCACTCATGCCCAAGGTTTTGGGAGCACATAGACACAAGGGTAACATTTGGAAACGTCGCAGCTATAAGCAAAGCTCTAATTGAGCTGATAGAAATCTACATGGAAGAGAACAGCGAAAGAGCGAACTTTTTACTGCTCGAATACATGAAGCTCTTAGCCTTCCCACAGCTCTATTATGATTATGATTTGTTCAGAATGCAAGGAATGGAAGGGTGGGAGACAAGTGAAAATGCATGGTTTGCCTCGCTTGAAAGTGAAGTCCCAAACAGCAAGTACAACGTGGTCACAAGAGCGGCTTTATACGTTGGAAAGGAAGACCTGCCGCAGGATATTAGGAGTGCTATAGAAAGCCTCTATGATTTAAAGCAAGCAGTAGCTGATACAGGACACATTTCCGGTGAGAGGCACGGAGAATGGGAAAACAAGGAATGGTGTGAGCATAGGAGTGTTTAG
- a CDS encoding DUF116 domain-containing protein, whose protein sequence is MSLENTIAKLFALGADLSTRNAVRIALSLISEDEELTDQIYVELKNKAYKENFAKVPVEKRAVFIPQCLRNVKECPAEFGEYGWKCTKCGKCSIGEIIKYGEKLGYKQFYIVPGGSLVKKILKEKVPKGEIKAAIGIACWPELAEAAEKLSILKIPLQAVPLLKAGCINTIVDIERVKEVMRIGIKDPKKASSASPDISGTPTPV, encoded by the coding sequence ATGAGCTTAGAAAACACAATAGCCAAACTCTTTGCATTAGGTGCTGATTTGAGTACAAGAAATGCCGTGAGAATAGCACTTTCATTAATTAGCGAAGACGAAGAACTTACAGATCAAATCTACGTTGAGCTTAAGAATAAGGCATATAAAGAGAATTTTGCAAAAGTTCCAGTTGAGAAAAGAGCGGTTTTCATACCACAATGTCTAAGGAATGTCAAAGAATGTCCAGCAGAATTCGGCGAATATGGATGGAAATGCACAAAGTGCGGAAAGTGCTCAATCGGGGAGATAATTAAGTATGGAGAAAAGCTCGGATACAAGCAGTTCTACATAGTTCCAGGAGGAAGTTTAGTCAAAAAGATTCTCAAGGAGAAGGTTCCGAAGGGCGAGATAAAAGCAGCAATTGGAATTGCCTGCTGGCCTGAACTAGCTGAAGCTGCAGAAAAGCTTTCTATACTAAAAATACCTCTCCAAGCAGTTCCACTCCTTAAGGCAGGGTGCATAAACACTATTGTTGACATTGAAAGAGTGAAAGAGGTAATGCGGATTGGAATCAAAGATCCAAAGAAGGCATCTTCTGCGTCCCCAGATATAAGTGGAACTCCCACTCCAGTTTAA
- a CDS encoding MoaD/ThiS family protein, whose amino-acid sequence MKVRIRMYGELALKFSPEFDIEIEEGSTVEDLLRKLKISAEEHHILVNERKVEKNYKLKENDYVKLLPVVYGGYSPGP is encoded by the coding sequence ATGAAGGTAAGGATTAGAATGTATGGAGAGCTCGCATTAAAATTCTCTCCAGAATTTGATATTGAAATTGAAGAAGGCTCAACTGTTGAGGATCTGCTTAGAAAGCTGAAGATAAGTGCAGAGGAACACCACATACTCGTAAACGAGCGCAAAGTTGAAAAAAACTACAAGCTGAAAGAAAACGATTATGTAAAGCTTCTGCCAGTGGTTTATGGAGGCTACTCCCCGGGACCGTGA